One window of Etheostoma spectabile isolate EspeVRDwgs_2016 chromosome 6, UIUC_Espe_1.0, whole genome shotgun sequence genomic DNA carries:
- the tbx20 gene encoding T-box transcription factor TBX20 isoform X1 has protein sequence MEYTSSPKPQLSSRANAFSIAALMSSGKPNKDKETEENTIKPLEQFVEKSSCNQQSLADLSSLDGHGDFSGSAPAVCTEPLIPTNPGIPSEEMAKISCSLETKELWDKFHELGTEMIITKSGRRMFPTIRVSFSGVDQDSKYIVLMDIVPVDNKRYRYAYHRSSWLVAGKADPPLPARLYVHPDSPFTGEQLMKQMVSFEKVKLTNNELDQHGHIILNSMHKYQPRVHIIKKKDHTASLLNLKSEEFRTFVFVETVFTAVTAYQNQLITKLKIDSNPFAKGFRDSSRLTDMESRESVENLIHKHSYARSPIRTYAGDDENLSEDGHTAHTRGSAFTASDNLSLSSWVTTTSGFSGFQHPQSLSAMGTGAASLPHPIQGSLPPYSRLGMPLTPTALAGTMQGSGPSFPSFHMPRYHHYFQQGPYAAIQGLRHTSTVMTPFV, from the exons ATGGAGTATACGTCATCCCCGAAACCGCAGCTCTCATCCAGGGCGAACGCTTTCTCCATAGCCGCCCTGATGTCCAGTGGGAAGCCCAATAAGgacaaggagacggaggagaacaCCATCAAGCCCCTCG AACAATTTGTGGAGAAATCCTCCTGCAACCAGCAGTCTCTGGCGGACCTGTCCTCCCTGGACGGACACGGGGACTTCAGCGGGAGCGCGCCCGCGGTGTGCACGGAGCCGCTCATCCCCACCAATCCCGGCATCCCCAGCGAGGAGATGGCGAAGATCTCGTGCAGCTTggagaccaaagagctgtgggACAAATTTCACGAGCTCGGCACCGAGATGATCATCACCAAGTCTGGAAG GAGGATGTTTCCCACCATCAGGGTCTCTTTCTCCGGGGTGGACCAGGACTCCAAGTACATCGTGTTGATGGACATCGTCCCGGTAGACAACAAGCGGTACCGGTACGCCTACCACCGCTCCTCGTGGCTGGTGGCCGGGAAGGCCGACCCTCCTCTGCCCGCCAG GTTGTACGTCCACCCTGACTCACCGTTCACTGGAGAGCAGCTCATGAAGCAAATGGTTTCCTTCGAGAAAGTCAAACTGACGAACAACGAACTGGACCAGCACGGACAT ATCATCCTCAACTCCATGCACAAGTACCAGCCGCGGGTCCACATCATCAAGAAGAAGGACCACACCGCCTCGCTGCTCAACCTCAAGTCTGAGGAGTTCCGCACCTTCGTCTTCGTTGAGACCGTCTTCACCGCCGTCACGGCCTATCAGAACCAGCTG ATCACCAAACTGAAGATTGACAGCAACCCGTTCGCCAAAGGTTTCCGGGACTCGTCGCGGCTGACGGACATGGAGAG CAGGGAAAGTGTTGAGAATCTGATCCACAAGCACTCGTACGCCCGGTCGCCAATCCGAACCTACGCTGGCGACGACGAGAACCTGAGCGAGGACGGACACACCGCACACACCAGAG GCTCGGCGTTCACCGCCTCAGACAACCTCTCCCTGAGCTCCTGGGTCACCACCACTTCAGGCTTCTCGGGCTTCCAGCACCCACAGTCCCTGTCGGCCATGGGCACCGGCGCCGCCTCCTTGCCCCACCCCATCCAGGGCTCCCTGCCCCCCTACAGCCGACTGGGCATGCCGCTGACGCCCACCGCTCTGGCTGGAACCATGCAGGGCAGTGGGCCGTCCTTCCCTTCCTTCCACATGCCCCGCTACCACCACTACTTCCAGCAGGGGCCCTATGCCGCCATCCAGGGACTCCGCCACACCTCCACGGTCATGACGCCCTTTGTATGA
- the tbx20 gene encoding T-box transcription factor TBX20 isoform X2, protein MEYTSSPKPQLSSRANAFSIAALMSSGKPNKDKETEENTIKPLEQFVEKSSCNQQSLADLSSLDGHGDFSGSAPAVCTEPLIPTNPGIPSEEMAKISCSLETKELWDKFHELGTEMIITKSGRRMFPTIRVSFSGVDQDSKYIVLMDIVPVDNKRYRYAYHRSSWLVAGKADPPLPARLYVHPDSPFTGEQLMKQMVSFEKVKLTNNELDQHGHIILNSMHKYQPRVHIIKKKDHTASLLNLKSEEFRTFVFVETVFTAVTAYQNQLITKLKIDSNPFAKGFRDSSRLTDMERESVENLIHKHSYARSPIRTYAGDDENLSEDGHTAHTRGSAFTASDNLSLSSWVTTTSGFSGFQHPQSLSAMGTGAASLPHPIQGSLPPYSRLGMPLTPTALAGTMQGSGPSFPSFHMPRYHHYFQQGPYAAIQGLRHTSTVMTPFV, encoded by the exons ATGGAGTATACGTCATCCCCGAAACCGCAGCTCTCATCCAGGGCGAACGCTTTCTCCATAGCCGCCCTGATGTCCAGTGGGAAGCCCAATAAGgacaaggagacggaggagaacaCCATCAAGCCCCTCG AACAATTTGTGGAGAAATCCTCCTGCAACCAGCAGTCTCTGGCGGACCTGTCCTCCCTGGACGGACACGGGGACTTCAGCGGGAGCGCGCCCGCGGTGTGCACGGAGCCGCTCATCCCCACCAATCCCGGCATCCCCAGCGAGGAGATGGCGAAGATCTCGTGCAGCTTggagaccaaagagctgtgggACAAATTTCACGAGCTCGGCACCGAGATGATCATCACCAAGTCTGGAAG GAGGATGTTTCCCACCATCAGGGTCTCTTTCTCCGGGGTGGACCAGGACTCCAAGTACATCGTGTTGATGGACATCGTCCCGGTAGACAACAAGCGGTACCGGTACGCCTACCACCGCTCCTCGTGGCTGGTGGCCGGGAAGGCCGACCCTCCTCTGCCCGCCAG GTTGTACGTCCACCCTGACTCACCGTTCACTGGAGAGCAGCTCATGAAGCAAATGGTTTCCTTCGAGAAAGTCAAACTGACGAACAACGAACTGGACCAGCACGGACAT ATCATCCTCAACTCCATGCACAAGTACCAGCCGCGGGTCCACATCATCAAGAAGAAGGACCACACCGCCTCGCTGCTCAACCTCAAGTCTGAGGAGTTCCGCACCTTCGTCTTCGTTGAGACCGTCTTCACCGCCGTCACGGCCTATCAGAACCAGCTG ATCACCAAACTGAAGATTGACAGCAACCCGTTCGCCAAAGGTTTCCGGGACTCGTCGCGGCTGACGGACATGGAGAG GGAAAGTGTTGAGAATCTGATCCACAAGCACTCGTACGCCCGGTCGCCAATCCGAACCTACGCTGGCGACGACGAGAACCTGAGCGAGGACGGACACACCGCACACACCAGAG GCTCGGCGTTCACCGCCTCAGACAACCTCTCCCTGAGCTCCTGGGTCACCACCACTTCAGGCTTCTCGGGCTTCCAGCACCCACAGTCCCTGTCGGCCATGGGCACCGGCGCCGCCTCCTTGCCCCACCCCATCCAGGGCTCCCTGCCCCCCTACAGCCGACTGGGCATGCCGCTGACGCCCACCGCTCTGGCTGGAACCATGCAGGGCAGTGGGCCGTCCTTCCCTTCCTTCCACATGCCCCGCTACCACCACTACTTCCAGCAGGGGCCCTATGCCGCCATCCAGGGACTCCGCCACACCTCCACGGTCATGACGCCCTTTGTATGA